The following proteins are co-located in the Oenanthe melanoleuca isolate GR-GAL-2019-014 chromosome 4, OMel1.0, whole genome shotgun sequence genome:
- the GNPDA2 gene encoding glucosamine-6-phosphate isomerase 2 isoform X5: MQTTRMVLIFKTSTFSPGFKFVLSYKFLTAIMRLVILEDYDQASEWAAKYICNRIIQFKPSQGRYFTLGLPTGNTPLGCYKKLIEYHKNGDLSFKYVKTFNMDEYVGLPRNHPESYHSYMWNNFFKHIDIDPNNAHILDGNAPDLQAECDAFEKKIEEAGGIDLFVGGIGPDGHIAFNEPGSSLSSRTRLKTLAMDTILANAKYFDGDLSKVPTMALTVGVGTVMDAREVMILITGAHKAFALYKAIEEGVNHMWTVSAFQQHPRTIFVCDEDATLELRVKTVKYFKGEH, from the exons ATGCAAACTACTCGCATGgtgcttatttttaaaacttcaacATTTTCTCCAGGTTTTAAGTTTGTTTTATCATACAAGTTCCTCACTGCCATAATGAGGCTAGTGATTCTTGAAGATTATGATCAGGCTAGTGAATGGGCTGCCAAATACATCTGTAATCGTATTATCCAGTTCAAGCCAAGTCAAGGAAGATACTTCACACTTGGTCTACCAACAGGCAA TACACCTTTGGGATGCTACAAAAAGCTGATAGAGTATCACAAAAATGGAGATCTCTCTTTCAAATATGTAAAGACTTTCAACATGGATGAATATGTAG GGCTTCCCAGAAATCATCCAGAGAGCTATCACTCCTATATGTGGAATAACTTCTTTAAGCATATTGACATAGATCCGAATAATGCTCATATCCTTGATGGGAATGCACCAGACTTACAGGCGGAGTGTGatgcatttgaaaagaaaattgaagaaGCAGGGGGGATTGATCTGTTTGTTGGAG GCATTGGTCCAGATGGCCACATTGCATTCAATGAACCCGGATCAAGTTTGTCTTCAAGAACAAGATTAAAGACTTTAGCAATGGACACCATTTTGGCAAATGCTAAATACTTTGATGGAGACTTATCTAAAGTACCAACTATGGCGCTAACAGTTGGTGTGGGTACAGTGATGGATGCTAGAGAA GTGATGATTCTTATAACAGGTGCACACAAGGCTTTTGCACTGTACAAAGCAATTGAAGAAGGAGTCAATCATATGTGGACAGTTTCTGCTTTCCAGCAACACCCTCGCACTATCTTTGTGTGTGATGAAGATGCTACTTTAGAACTAAGAGTTAAAACTGTGAAGTACTTTAAAGGTGAGCACTGA
- the GNPDA2 gene encoding glucosamine-6-phosphate isomerase 2 isoform X1, translating into MQTTRMVLIFKTSTFSPGFKFVLSYKFLTAIMRLVILEDYDQASEWAAKYICNRIIQFKPSQGRYFTLGLPTGNTPLGCYKKLIEYHKNGDLSFKYVKTFNMDEYVGLPRNHPESYHSYMWNNFFKHIDIDPNNAHILDGNAPDLQAECDAFEKKIEEAGGIDLFVGGIGPDGHIAFNEPGSSLSSRTRLKTLAMDTILANAKYFDGDLSKVPTMALTVGVGTVMDAREVRTHLVLVACVFSRLVGIDTGIESKETFVLQVMILITGAHKAFALYKAIEEGVNHMWTVSAFQQHPRTIFVCDEDATLELRVKTVKYFKGLMHVHNKLVDPLYSMKEN; encoded by the exons ATGCAAACTACTCGCATGgtgcttatttttaaaacttcaacATTTTCTCCAGGTTTTAAGTTTGTTTTATCATACAAGTTCCTCACTGCCATAATGAGGCTAGTGATTCTTGAAGATTATGATCAGGCTAGTGAATGGGCTGCCAAATACATCTGTAATCGTATTATCCAGTTCAAGCCAAGTCAAGGAAGATACTTCACACTTGGTCTACCAACAGGCAA TACACCTTTGGGATGCTACAAAAAGCTGATAGAGTATCACAAAAATGGAGATCTCTCTTTCAAATATGTAAAGACTTTCAACATGGATGAATATGTAG GGCTTCCCAGAAATCATCCAGAGAGCTATCACTCCTATATGTGGAATAACTTCTTTAAGCATATTGACATAGATCCGAATAATGCTCATATCCTTGATGGGAATGCACCAGACTTACAGGCGGAGTGTGatgcatttgaaaagaaaattgaagaaGCAGGGGGGATTGATCTGTTTGTTGGAG GCATTGGTCCAGATGGCCACATTGCATTCAATGAACCCGGATCAAGTTTGTCTTCAAGAACAAGATTAAAGACTTTAGCAATGGACACCATTTTGGCAAATGCTAAATACTTTGATGGAGACTTATCTAAAGTACCAACTATGGCGCTAACAGTTGGTGTGGGTACAGTGATGGATGCTAGAGAAGTAAGAACTCATTTAGTTCTAGTTGCATGTGTGTTTTCAAGATTAGTTGGTATTGATACTGGGATTGAAAGTAAAGAGACCTTTGTTTTGCAGGTGATGATTCTTATAACAGGTGCACACAAGGCTTTTGCACTGTACAAAGCAATTGAAGAAGGAGTCAATCATATGTGGACAGTTTCTGCTTTCCAGCAACACCCTCGCACTATCTTTGTGTGTGATGAAGATGCTACTTTAGAACTAAGAGTTAAAACTGTGAAGTACTTTAAAG
- the GNPDA2 gene encoding glucosamine-6-phosphate isomerase 2 isoform X2: MQTTRMVLIFKTSTFSPGFKFVLSYKFLTAIMRLVILEDYDQASEWAAKYICNRIIQFKPSQGRYFTLGLPTGNTPLGCYKKLIEYHKNGDLSFKYVKTFNMDEYVGLPRNHPESYHSYMWNNFFKHIDIDPNNAHILDGNAPDLQAECDAFEKKIEEAGGIDLFVGGIGPDGHIAFNEPGSSLSSRTRLKTLAMDTILANAKYFDGDLSKVPTMALTVGVGTVMDAREVMILITGAHKAFALYKAIEEGVNHMWTVSAFQQHPRTIFVCDEDATLELRVKTVKYFKGLMHVHNKLVDPLYSMKEN; the protein is encoded by the exons ATGCAAACTACTCGCATGgtgcttatttttaaaacttcaacATTTTCTCCAGGTTTTAAGTTTGTTTTATCATACAAGTTCCTCACTGCCATAATGAGGCTAGTGATTCTTGAAGATTATGATCAGGCTAGTGAATGGGCTGCCAAATACATCTGTAATCGTATTATCCAGTTCAAGCCAAGTCAAGGAAGATACTTCACACTTGGTCTACCAACAGGCAA TACACCTTTGGGATGCTACAAAAAGCTGATAGAGTATCACAAAAATGGAGATCTCTCTTTCAAATATGTAAAGACTTTCAACATGGATGAATATGTAG GGCTTCCCAGAAATCATCCAGAGAGCTATCACTCCTATATGTGGAATAACTTCTTTAAGCATATTGACATAGATCCGAATAATGCTCATATCCTTGATGGGAATGCACCAGACTTACAGGCGGAGTGTGatgcatttgaaaagaaaattgaagaaGCAGGGGGGATTGATCTGTTTGTTGGAG GCATTGGTCCAGATGGCCACATTGCATTCAATGAACCCGGATCAAGTTTGTCTTCAAGAACAAGATTAAAGACTTTAGCAATGGACACCATTTTGGCAAATGCTAAATACTTTGATGGAGACTTATCTAAAGTACCAACTATGGCGCTAACAGTTGGTGTGGGTACAGTGATGGATGCTAGAGAA GTGATGATTCTTATAACAGGTGCACACAAGGCTTTTGCACTGTACAAAGCAATTGAAGAAGGAGTCAATCATATGTGGACAGTTTCTGCTTTCCAGCAACACCCTCGCACTATCTTTGTGTGTGATGAAGATGCTACTTTAGAACTAAGAGTTAAAACTGTGAAGTACTTTAAAG
- the GNPDA2 gene encoding glucosamine-6-phosphate isomerase 2 isoform X3 yields MQTTRMVLIFKTSTFSPGFKFVLSYKFLTAIMRLVILEDYDQASEWAAKYICNRIIQFKPSQGRYFTLGLPTGSTPLGCYKKLIEYHKNGDLSFKYVKTFNMDEYVGLPRNHPESYHSYMWNNFFKHIDIDPNNAHILDGNAPDLQAECDAFEKKIEEAGGIDLFVGGIGPDGHIAFNEPGSSLSSRTRLKTLAMDTILANAKYFDGDLSKVPTMALTVGVGTVMDAREVMILITGAHKAFALYKAIEEGVNHMWTVSAFQQHPRTIFVCDEDATLELRVKTVKYFKGLMHVHNKLVDPLYSMKEN; encoded by the exons ATGCAAACTACTCGCATGgtgcttatttttaaaacttcaacATTTTCTCCAGGTTTTAAGTTTGTTTTATCATACAAGTTCCTCACTGCCATAATGAGGCTAGTGATTCTTGAAGATTATGATCAGGCTAGTGAATGGGCTGCCAAATACATCTGTAATCGTATTATCCAGTTCAAGCCAAGTCAAGGAAGATACTTCACACTTGGTCTACCAACAG GGAGTACACCTTTGGGATGCTACAAAAAGCTGATAGAGTATCACAAAAATGGAGATCTCTCTTTCAAATATGTAAAGACTTTCAACATGGATGAATATGTAG GGCTTCCCAGAAATCATCCAGAGAGCTATCACTCCTATATGTGGAATAACTTCTTTAAGCATATTGACATAGATCCGAATAATGCTCATATCCTTGATGGGAATGCACCAGACTTACAGGCGGAGTGTGatgcatttgaaaagaaaattgaagaaGCAGGGGGGATTGATCTGTTTGTTGGAG GCATTGGTCCAGATGGCCACATTGCATTCAATGAACCCGGATCAAGTTTGTCTTCAAGAACAAGATTAAAGACTTTAGCAATGGACACCATTTTGGCAAATGCTAAATACTTTGATGGAGACTTATCTAAAGTACCAACTATGGCGCTAACAGTTGGTGTGGGTACAGTGATGGATGCTAGAGAA GTGATGATTCTTATAACAGGTGCACACAAGGCTTTTGCACTGTACAAAGCAATTGAAGAAGGAGTCAATCATATGTGGACAGTTTCTGCTTTCCAGCAACACCCTCGCACTATCTTTGTGTGTGATGAAGATGCTACTTTAGAACTAAGAGTTAAAACTGTGAAGTACTTTAAAG
- the GNPDA2 gene encoding glucosamine-6-phosphate isomerase 2 isoform X4 — protein MRLVILEDYDQASEWAAKYICNRIIQFKPSQGRYFTLGLPTGNTPLGCYKKLIEYHKNGDLSFKYVKTFNMDEYVGLPRNHPESYHSYMWNNFFKHIDIDPNNAHILDGNAPDLQAECDAFEKKIEEAGGIDLFVGGIGPDGHIAFNEPGSSLSSRTRLKTLAMDTILANAKYFDGDLSKVPTMALTVGVGTVMDAREVRTHLVLVACVFSRLVGIDTGIESKETFVLQVMILITGAHKAFALYKAIEEGVNHMWTVSAFQQHPRTIFVCDEDATLELRVKTVKYFKGLMHVHNKLVDPLYSMKEN, from the exons ATGAGGCTAGTGATTCTTGAAGATTATGATCAGGCTAGTGAATGGGCTGCCAAATACATCTGTAATCGTATTATCCAGTTCAAGCCAAGTCAAGGAAGATACTTCACACTTGGTCTACCAACAGGCAA TACACCTTTGGGATGCTACAAAAAGCTGATAGAGTATCACAAAAATGGAGATCTCTCTTTCAAATATGTAAAGACTTTCAACATGGATGAATATGTAG GGCTTCCCAGAAATCATCCAGAGAGCTATCACTCCTATATGTGGAATAACTTCTTTAAGCATATTGACATAGATCCGAATAATGCTCATATCCTTGATGGGAATGCACCAGACTTACAGGCGGAGTGTGatgcatttgaaaagaaaattgaagaaGCAGGGGGGATTGATCTGTTTGTTGGAG GCATTGGTCCAGATGGCCACATTGCATTCAATGAACCCGGATCAAGTTTGTCTTCAAGAACAAGATTAAAGACTTTAGCAATGGACACCATTTTGGCAAATGCTAAATACTTTGATGGAGACTTATCTAAAGTACCAACTATGGCGCTAACAGTTGGTGTGGGTACAGTGATGGATGCTAGAGAAGTAAGAACTCATTTAGTTCTAGTTGCATGTGTGTTTTCAAGATTAGTTGGTATTGATACTGGGATTGAAAGTAAAGAGACCTTTGTTTTGCAGGTGATGATTCTTATAACAGGTGCACACAAGGCTTTTGCACTGTACAAAGCAATTGAAGAAGGAGTCAATCATATGTGGACAGTTTCTGCTTTCCAGCAACACCCTCGCACTATCTTTGTGTGTGATGAAGATGCTACTTTAGAACTAAGAGTTAAAACTGTGAAGTACTTTAAAG
- the GNPDA2 gene encoding glucosamine-6-phosphate isomerase 2 isoform X6 yields MRLVILEDYDQASEWAAKYICNRIIQFKPSQGRYFTLGLPTGSTPLGCYKKLIEYHKNGDLSFKYVKTFNMDEYVGLPRNHPESYHSYMWNNFFKHIDIDPNNAHILDGNAPDLQAECDAFEKKIEEAGGIDLFVGGIGPDGHIAFNEPGSSLSSRTRLKTLAMDTILANAKYFDGDLSKVPTMALTVGVGTVMDAREVMILITGAHKAFALYKAIEEGVNHMWTVSAFQQHPRTIFVCDEDATLELRVKTVKYFKGLMHVHNKLVDPLYSMKEN; encoded by the exons ATGAGGCTAGTGATTCTTGAAGATTATGATCAGGCTAGTGAATGGGCTGCCAAATACATCTGTAATCGTATTATCCAGTTCAAGCCAAGTCAAGGAAGATACTTCACACTTGGTCTACCAACAG GGAGTACACCTTTGGGATGCTACAAAAAGCTGATAGAGTATCACAAAAATGGAGATCTCTCTTTCAAATATGTAAAGACTTTCAACATGGATGAATATGTAG GGCTTCCCAGAAATCATCCAGAGAGCTATCACTCCTATATGTGGAATAACTTCTTTAAGCATATTGACATAGATCCGAATAATGCTCATATCCTTGATGGGAATGCACCAGACTTACAGGCGGAGTGTGatgcatttgaaaagaaaattgaagaaGCAGGGGGGATTGATCTGTTTGTTGGAG GCATTGGTCCAGATGGCCACATTGCATTCAATGAACCCGGATCAAGTTTGTCTTCAAGAACAAGATTAAAGACTTTAGCAATGGACACCATTTTGGCAAATGCTAAATACTTTGATGGAGACTTATCTAAAGTACCAACTATGGCGCTAACAGTTGGTGTGGGTACAGTGATGGATGCTAGAGAA GTGATGATTCTTATAACAGGTGCACACAAGGCTTTTGCACTGTACAAAGCAATTGAAGAAGGAGTCAATCATATGTGGACAGTTTCTGCTTTCCAGCAACACCCTCGCACTATCTTTGTGTGTGATGAAGATGCTACTTTAGAACTAAGAGTTAAAACTGTGAAGTACTTTAAAG